Proteins found in one Seonamhaeicola sp. S2-3 genomic segment:
- a CDS encoding thioredoxin fold domain-containing protein — protein sequence MKKLQFILLLVLLTSVSGIAQTINWVTLEEAIELQKKTPKKIMMDVYTNWCGPCKMLDRNTFHNKDVVDYVNQHYYAVKFNAEGNEEINYEGKTFTNPNYNPELANRRNSPHELSRYFQIQAYPTIVFLDEEGKLIFPLRGYQTPPQLELYLKMFKDDKHKEMDTQEKFNAYYKAFKPEFEG from the coding sequence ATGAAAAAACTACAATTTATATTATTACTAGTATTGCTTACTTCGGTTAGTGGTATAGCTCAAACCATTAATTGGGTAACGTTAGAAGAGGCTATTGAACTTCAAAAGAAAACGCCTAAAAAGATTATGATGGATGTTTACACCAATTGGTGTGGACCTTGTAAAATGTTGGATAGGAATACCTTTCACAACAAAGATGTAGTTGATTATGTAAATCAACATTACTATGCTGTAAAGTTTAATGCAGAAGGAAACGAAGAGATAAATTATGAAGGAAAAACGTTTACAAACCCTAATTATAATCCAGAATTAGCTAACAGACGTAATTCTCCTCATGAATTATCTAGATACTTTCAAATACAAGCATACCCAACTATTGTTTTTTTAGATGAAGAAGGTAAATTGATTTTTCCATTACGCGGTTATCAAACACCTCCACAGCTAGAATTGTATTTGAAAATGTTTAAAGATGATAAGCATAAGGAAATGGATACTCAAGAAAAGTTCAATGCTTACTATAAAGCTTTTAAACCAGAGTTTGAAGGCTAA
- a CDS encoding peptide MFS transporter yields MENTSTDHFFKNTVLGHPSGLFVLFFTEMWERFSYYGMRAILVIFLTGAITGENPGWGWGKAAALSLLGTYAMFVYLTPIVGGWLADNKIGYRVAVVIGALLMTLGHASMAVETPTFLYIGIALLIIGNGFFKPNMTSIISKMYEGRNDKKDGAYNIFYMGVNAGAFLGIMLCGWIGENVSWSFGFGLAGIFMFLGMLQFYFAQPLFGDIGSKPRKEELDLVDTLVENPTSKTQKEDVKLNRFSILDYSLIGIFILSALIFIVNDPLSKIGNINVLNFTVAGMTDSLFFALLAAILFIVILVVRIPRYEKIVRDRMIAFTIFCIFTIFFWAAFEQAAGSLPLYTRDFTDRVLVGNAASIFKIIDLIVTVVPIAIITYVLISLFKKTFSKISLSNIILGISFVIIWALVIYKLYINFTVEAKEVEITWFAILNSLFIIIFAPLFTKWWDSKYNPPAAVKYGLGLIIMAIGFGLLAFATRNVPLGAETAKLSMIWLVLAYLFHTLGELCLSPMGLSYLSKLVPARMVAFMFGVYYLAIAIGNKMAHYVGGDIEKITEESGLSHFFLIFTIVPIVLGLISFALHPLIKKLMHGVR; encoded by the coding sequence ATGGAAAATACATCAACAGATCATTTTTTTAAAAATACCGTTTTAGGTCATCCTTCAGGGTTATTCGTTTTATTTTTTACCGAAATGTGGGAGCGTTTCTCTTACTATGGTATGCGAGCCATTTTGGTGATTTTTTTAACAGGAGCTATTACTGGAGAAAATCCTGGTTGGGGATGGGGTAAAGCAGCTGCCTTATCTCTTTTAGGAACCTATGCTATGTTTGTTTATTTAACACCAATAGTTGGAGGTTGGCTAGCCGATAATAAAATTGGTTATAGAGTAGCTGTTGTTATTGGGGCTTTGTTAATGACATTAGGACACGCTTCTATGGCGGTTGAAACACCAACTTTTTTATATATAGGAATTGCTTTACTTATAATAGGAAATGGATTTTTTAAACCTAACATGACATCTATAATTTCAAAAATGTATGAAGGCAGAAATGACAAGAAAGATGGAGCCTATAATATTTTTTATATGGGTGTAAATGCTGGGGCTTTTTTAGGAATTATGTTATGTGGTTGGATAGGTGAAAATGTAAGCTGGAGTTTTGGTTTTGGTCTTGCAGGAATTTTTATGTTTTTAGGAATGCTTCAATTTTATTTTGCTCAACCACTTTTTGGAGATATAGGTAGTAAACCAAGAAAAGAAGAACTAGATTTAGTAGATACGCTTGTTGAAAACCCAACATCAAAGACTCAAAAAGAAGATGTTAAATTAAATAGGTTTTCAATTTTAGATTATTCCTTAATAGGTATTTTTATCCTTTCAGCCCTAATTTTTATTGTTAATGATCCCTTAAGTAAAATAGGGAATATTAATGTACTTAATTTTACTGTGGCTGGAATGACAGATTCTTTGTTTTTTGCATTATTAGCAGCTATTCTTTTTATTGTAATATTAGTAGTAAGAATTCCTAGATATGAGAAAATTGTAAGAGATAGAATGATAGCTTTTACTATTTTCTGTATTTTCACTATCTTCTTTTGGGCAGCTTTTGAGCAGGCAGCAGGATCGTTACCATTATATACTAGAGACTTTACAGATAGGGTTTTAGTTGGAAATGCGGCTTCCATATTTAAAATAATAGATTTAATTGTAACGGTTGTTCCTATTGCTATTATTACCTATGTTCTTATCAGTTTGTTTAAAAAAACTTTCAGTAAAATAAGTTTGTCAAACATCATATTAGGAATAAGTTTTGTTATAATATGGGCATTGGTTATTTATAAATTATATATAAATTTCACGGTAGAAGCTAAGGAGGTTGAAATTACTTGGTTTGCAATTTTAAACTCACTGTTTATAATCATATTTGCACCTTTATTTACAAAATGGTGGGATAGTAAATATAATCCGCCAGCAGCTGTAAAATATGGATTAGGTTTAATTATTATGGCTATAGGTTTTGGTTTATTGGCATTTGCAACTAGAAATGTGCCTTTAGGAGCAGAAACAGCTAAGTTAAGTATGATATGGTTAGTTTTAGCATATTTATTTCACACACTTGGAGAATTATGTTTGTCTCCTATGGGATTATCATATTTAAGTAAACTTGTACCAGCTAGAATGGTAGCGTTTATGTTTGGAGTGTATTATTTAGCTATTGCCATAGGAAACAAAATGGCACATTATGTGGGAGGTGATATTGAAAAAATAACAGAAGAAAGTGGTTTATCTCACTTTTTCTTGATATTTACTATTGTTCCTATTGTGCTTGGATTGATTTCATTTGCGCTCCATCCGTTAATTAAAAAACTAATGCACGGTGTTCGTTAA
- a CDS encoding peptide MFS transporter, which yields MSNTSLKPHQKELFGQPIGLYILFLTEMWERFSYYGMRALLVLYMTASTLGDDARGAGLGWTDKEALALYGWYTMLVYVMSIPGGMIADKLIGQKKAVLLGAIVLCLGHGVLVLTDIWAFYTGLGLVILGVGLLKPNISTMVGGLYKEGDIRRDKGFSIFYIGINLGSLLATLIVGLVVAKWGWHAGFGLAGVVMLLGLINYIAGQKYLSQVGNYNPPKENDTNEISYGKLYGKLFSSPKQLIFTGILLLASIYGWYTLEWGYGLLFIFLTAIAALLMMIYKELETQIFKDRFLVLLLSFIMVIVFWGAFEQAGGLMNLYTDTKTDRVLFGWEIPTVMFQSLNAGFIILLATLVASIWAKRKLKGKEGSSLFKMAVGIIIMGFGFIFMVFAAMEFEKSGASSMVWLVLAYLFHTIGELCLSPVALSFITKLTPVKYASLMMGVYFAATGLGSKVAGIVGEAASDFGEYAIFLGIFIFTIIIGMLFILLLKPLKRLTHGAEDNERIMHYDETEGFELADN from the coding sequence ATGAGTAATACTTCTTTAAAACCACATCAAAAAGAGCTTTTTGGGCAACCAATTGGTTTGTATATTTTATTTCTAACAGAAATGTGGGAGCGTTTTTCTTACTACGGAATGCGTGCATTATTAGTGCTTTACATGACGGCTTCAACCTTAGGAGACGATGCTAGAGGAGCTGGTTTAGGTTGGACAGACAAAGAAGCTTTAGCGCTCTATGGCTGGTACACAATGTTAGTTTACGTTATGTCAATTCCAGGAGGCATGATAGCAGATAAATTAATTGGACAGAAAAAAGCAGTGTTGTTAGGAGCCATAGTTTTATGTTTAGGGCATGGTGTTTTAGTGCTTACAGATATTTGGGCGTTTTATACAGGCTTAGGATTGGTTATTCTTGGAGTTGGGTTACTTAAACCTAATATATCTACCATGGTAGGAGGGTTATACAAAGAAGGCGATATAAGAAGAGATAAAGGGTTTAGTATATTCTACATAGGTATAAACTTAGGGTCTTTATTGGCTACTCTAATTGTAGGGTTGGTAGTAGCAAAATGGGGCTGGCATGCAGGCTTTGGTCTTGCCGGAGTTGTTATGTTGTTAGGTTTGATTAACTACATTGCTGGACAAAAATATTTAAGTCAAGTAGGAAATTATAATCCGCCTAAAGAAAATGATACCAACGAAATTTCATACGGTAAACTTTACGGGAAACTGTTTTCTTCACCAAAGCAATTAATTTTTACGGGCATTTTACTACTAGCTTCTATTTACGGGTGGTATACTTTAGAGTGGGGTTATGGCTTGCTATTTATTTTTTTAACAGCTATTGCAGCTCTTTTAATGATGATTTACAAAGAACTAGAAACACAAATATTTAAAGACAGGTTTCTAGTTTTATTATTATCATTTATTATGGTAATTGTTTTTTGGGGAGCCTTTGAACAAGCAGGAGGGTTAATGAATCTATACACCGATACAAAAACCGATAGAGTATTGTTTGGTTGGGAAATTCCAACAGTTATGTTTCAAAGTTTAAATGCAGGATTCATTATACTGCTAGCAACATTAGTGGCATCTATTTGGGCCAAGAGAAAGCTAAAAGGAAAAGAAGGATCATCATTATTTAAAATGGCAGTAGGTATTATTATTATGGGCTTCGGTTTTATATTTATGGTATTTGCAGCTATGGAGTTTGAAAAATCTGGAGCTTCTAGTATGGTTTGGTTGGTATTAGCATATTTGTTTCATACCATAGGCGAGTTATGTTTATCGCCAGTAGCACTATCATTTATAACTAAACTTACCCCAGTAAAATACGCATCATTAATGATGGGGGTTTATTTTGCAGCTACAGGCTTAGGAAGCAAAGTAGCAGGTATTGTGGGTGAAGCAGCAAGCGACTTTGGAGAGTACGCAATATTTTTAGGAATCTTCATTTTTACAATTATAATAGGCATGTTGTTTATATTACTTTTAAAACCCTTAAAACGATTAACTCATGGGGCAGAAGATAATGAACGCATAATGCATTATGATGAAACAGAAGGTTTTGAACTAGCTGATAATTAA
- a CDS encoding S9 family peptidase yields the protein MRYLNFSFCVYFIFTSLLSAQNQDITLEEIWSGAFRTERMEVLHSMSNGQQYSVLNFDRSVPSTSIDIYDYKTLKKVKTLVSSADISELYYFSDYSFSKDEQKVLLATEIEQIYRHSTRGLYFVYDTNTKDVIKIYDDKIEQPTFSPDGNKVAFVYKNNLYVKNLLSGKTTQITTDGKKNSIINGVTDWVYEEEFAFVRAFDWNTDSNKIAFIKFDESNVPEFSMDVYGTGLYQKQHVFKYPKAGEENSKVSIFTYNLNTNKTKQVKVNNTFKDFYIPKLKWTHKADELCAIYLNRHQNEAHIWSINTSTNNSKIILVEKDEAYIEQGYSIHFLKDNSFIWLSEKDGYNHIYYYDKDGQLINQVTIGNWDVTKYYGYSEKTNRVYYQSVENSSINRDVYSIKLNGRGKRRLTSTNGTNNASFSADFSYFINTFSNATTPPKYTLHNANGSLIKSIKNNDALAQKLSNYKLSKKEFSTIKINGNNLNMWMIKPANFDTNKKHPLFMYQYSGPGSQQVANKWHTANDYWFQSLAQQGYIIACVDGRGTGFKGAAFKKVTQNQLGKYEVEDQIEAAKYLASLPYIDASRIGIWGWSFGGFTSSNAIFKGNKVFKMAIAVAPVTSWRFYDTIYTERYMGTPQENPKGYDDNSPLNHVNKLKGDFLLIHGSADDNVHLQNTMRLSEALIQANKQFDWAIYPDKNHGIYGGNTRLHLYKKMTNFIHEKLGDKLKSEKDKL from the coding sequence ATGAGATATCTTAATTTTTCTTTTTGCGTTTATTTTATTTTTACATCTCTTTTAAGCGCTCAAAATCAAGACATTACTTTAGAAGAAATTTGGAGTGGAGCTTTCAGAACTGAAAGAATGGAAGTATTACACTCAATGTCTAATGGGCAGCAATATTCTGTTTTAAATTTTGATAGAAGTGTACCATCAACCTCTATTGATATTTATGATTATAAAACACTAAAAAAGGTAAAAACCTTAGTGTCATCAGCAGATATTTCTGAGCTGTATTATTTTAGCGATTATTCTTTTAGTAAAGATGAACAAAAAGTTTTGTTAGCCACAGAAATAGAACAAATTTACAGGCACTCTACTAGAGGACTTTATTTTGTTTATGATACCAATACAAAGGATGTTATAAAAATTTATGATGATAAAATTGAGCAACCTACCTTTTCACCCGATGGAAATAAGGTAGCATTTGTTTATAAGAATAATTTATATGTTAAAAATTTACTATCTGGAAAGACAACACAAATTACTACAGATGGTAAAAAGAACAGCATTATTAACGGTGTAACAGATTGGGTTTACGAAGAAGAATTTGCTTTTGTTAGAGCTTTTGATTGGAACACAGATAGTAATAAAATTGCGTTTATAAAATTTGATGAAAGTAATGTTCCAGAATTCTCTATGGATGTTTATGGTACTGGACTTTATCAGAAACAACATGTTTTTAAATATCCTAAAGCTGGTGAAGAAAACTCTAAAGTTTCAATCTTTACCTACAATTTAAACACCAATAAAACCAAACAGGTAAAAGTTAATAACACGTTTAAAGATTTTTATATACCTAAACTTAAATGGACACATAAAGCAGATGAGTTGTGTGCTATTTATTTAAATAGGCATCAAAATGAAGCACATATTTGGTCTATTAATACCTCCACCAATAATTCTAAAATAATTTTAGTAGAAAAAGATGAAGCTTATATAGAACAAGGGTATTCCATTCATTTTTTAAAAGATAATAGCTTTATTTGGTTAAGTGAAAAAGATGGATACAATCATATTTATTACTATGATAAGGATGGGCAACTAATAAATCAAGTTACCATAGGGAATTGGGATGTAACCAAATACTATGGGTATAGTGAAAAAACAAACCGTGTTTACTATCAATCTGTAGAAAATAGTTCCATTAACAGAGATGTGTACTCTATAAAATTAAATGGTAGAGGCAAGAGAAGACTTACTAGTACCAATGGAACAAATAATGCATCGTTCAGTGCAGATTTTTCATATTTTATAAATACCTTTTCTAATGCTACAACACCACCAAAATATACTTTACATAATGCTAATGGTAGTTTAATTAAAAGTATTAAAAATAATGATGCTTTGGCTCAAAAGCTTTCAAATTATAAACTGTCTAAAAAAGAATTTAGTACCATTAAAATAAATGGAAACAATTTAAATATGTGGATGATTAAGCCTGCCAATTTTGATACTAATAAAAAACACCCTTTATTTATGTATCAGTATTCAGGACCAGGCTCTCAACAAGTAGCAAATAAATGGCATACCGCTAACGATTATTGGTTTCAATCTTTAGCACAACAAGGTTATATAATTGCTTGTGTTGATGGTAGAGGAACAGGTTTTAAAGGTGCTGCATTTAAAAAGGTTACTCAAAATCAATTAGGAAAATACGAAGTAGAAGATCAAATTGAAGCAGCAAAATATTTGGCAAGTTTACCTTATATTGATGCCTCTAGAATAGGAATTTGGGGTTGGAGTTTTGGAGGTTTTACTAGTAGTAATGCCATTTTTAAAGGAAATAAAGTTTTTAAAATGGCTATAGCAGTAGCACCAGTAACAAGTTGGAGGTTTTACGATACTATTTATACAGAACGTTATATGGGAACACCTCAAGAAAATCCTAAAGGTTATGATGATAATTCTCCATTAAACCATGTTAACAAATTAAAAGGTGATTTTCTGTTAATTCACGGTTCTGCCGATGATAATGTACATTTGCAAAACACAATGCGTCTGTCCGAAGCATTAATTCAAGCCAATAAACAGTTTGATTGGGCTATATATCCAGATAAAAACCACGGTATTTACGGCGGTAATACTAGATTGCATTTGTATAAAAAAATGACCAATTTCATTCATGAAAAATTGGGAGATAAACTAAAATCTGAAAAGGATAAACTTTAA
- a CDS encoding hydroxymethylglutaryl-CoA reductase, degradative: MSKSIAGFSKLSKSKKIDWIVETYFTNAESAKSILKQYWNSNEKLQQLHDEFIENTITNYYLPLGVAPNFLINGKLYTIPMAIEESSVVAAASKAAKFWLERGGFKTTVISTTKIGQVHFIYKGDFKKLTQYFNSIKPKLIDDTKPITSNMDKRGGGIIDIELRDKTEDINGYYQLHASFETLDAMGANFINSCLEQFAKTFKNEAQNFNLFSDEEKQIDIVMSILSNYVPDCLVRAEVSCHVDDLTENNAVSGKDFAQKFIQAVNIAEIEPYRAVTHNKGIMNGIDAVVLATGNDFRAIEACVHAYASRKGKYSSLTHAKIEGDTFKFWIEVPLALGTVGGLTSLHPLVKLALELLHKPSAKELMQIIAVAGLAQNFAALRSLTTTGIQQGHMKMHLMNILNQFEATDVEKQTLTEHFKNNTVTHSAVVEAIQNLRSKN, encoded by the coding sequence ATGAGTAAATCTATTGCTGGTTTTTCTAAACTTTCAAAGTCTAAAAAAATTGATTGGATTGTAGAAACTTATTTCACCAACGCCGAAAGTGCCAAAAGTATTTTAAAACAATATTGGAATAGCAACGAAAAACTACAACAACTGCATGATGAGTTTATAGAAAACACTATAACTAACTATTATTTACCTCTTGGTGTAGCTCCTAACTTTTTAATAAATGGTAAACTTTACACCATTCCAATGGCAATTGAAGAAAGTTCGGTTGTTGCTGCTGCTAGTAAAGCTGCTAAATTTTGGTTAGAGCGCGGAGGCTTTAAAACCACAGTAATTTCTACCACAAAAATTGGTCAGGTTCATTTTATTTATAAAGGTGATTTTAAAAAATTAACTCAGTATTTCAACTCTATTAAACCTAAACTTATTGATGACACAAAACCTATTACATCTAATATGGATAAACGTGGGGGTGGTATTATAGATATTGAATTACGAGATAAAACTGAAGACATAAACGGCTACTATCAACTACATGCATCTTTTGAAACATTAGATGCTATGGGTGCCAATTTTATAAACTCCTGCTTAGAGCAATTTGCTAAAACTTTTAAAAATGAAGCTCAAAACTTCAATTTATTTTCTGATGAAGAAAAGCAAATTGATATAGTTATGAGCATTTTATCTAACTATGTTCCAGATTGTTTGGTTAGAGCCGAAGTTAGTTGCCATGTAGACGATTTAACCGAAAATAATGCTGTTTCTGGTAAAGACTTTGCCCAAAAATTTATTCAAGCAGTAAATATAGCTGAAATAGAACCCTATAGAGCTGTAACACACAACAAAGGCATCATGAACGGTATTGATGCCGTTGTTTTGGCTACGGGTAACGACTTTAGAGCCATTGAGGCTTGCGTGCATGCCTATGCCTCAAGAAAAGGTAAATACAGCAGTTTAACACATGCTAAAATTGAAGGTGATACGTTTAAATTTTGGATTGAAGTTCCACTAGCTTTAGGTACTGTTGGTGGGCTTACAAGTTTACACCCTTTAGTTAAACTAGCTTTAGAGTTGTTACACAAGCCATCGGCTAAAGAACTCATGCAAATTATTGCAGTAGCAGGTTTAGCTCAAAATTTTGCAGCTTTACGTTCTCTTACAACAACTGGTATTCAGCAAGGACATATGAAAATGCACTTAATGAATATTTTAAATCAGTTTGAAGCCACAGATGTTGAAAAGCAAACCTTAACAGAACATTTTAAAAACAATACTGTAACACATAGTGCGGTAGTTGAGGCTATACAGAATTTAAGATCAAAAAACTAA
- a CDS encoding GYDIA family GHMP kinase, translating into MQKFYSHGKLLLTGEYVVLDGAVSLAIPTKYGQSLNLDLIDKPIVIWESFDENGHLWFKGEFEINNEKVLKPIQNNDVSERITQILNACKQLNPEFLNSEKGYKITTSLDFPKNWGLGTSSTLINNMAQWTKVDAFKLLELTFGGSGYDIACAQNNHPITYKLENKTPVIDKAAFNPSFKEHLYFVHLNKKQNSREGIAYYKTQNKNRIKEVISDINAITSKMITCNSLEEFNVLINKHESIIADITKQRTVKELLFNDFGGSVKSLGAWGGDFVLASSKNNPTNYFKNKGFHTIIPYLKMVL; encoded by the coding sequence ATGCAAAAATTTTACAGCCACGGTAAACTTTTACTAACCGGTGAGTATGTGGTTCTTGATGGGGCTGTTTCTTTAGCCATACCCACAAAATACGGTCAATCTCTTAATTTAGATTTAATTGATAAACCTATAGTTATTTGGGAAAGTTTTGATGAAAATGGTCATCTTTGGTTTAAGGGTGAATTTGAAATTAATAATGAAAAAGTACTGAAACCCATTCAAAATAATGATGTATCTGAAAGAATTACACAAATACTTAACGCTTGTAAACAATTAAATCCTGAATTTTTAAATTCTGAAAAAGGATACAAGATTACTACATCTTTAGATTTTCCTAAAAATTGGGGATTAGGCACTTCTTCAACATTAATAAATAATATGGCACAATGGACAAAGGTTGATGCTTTTAAATTATTAGAACTCACATTTGGAGGCAGTGGCTATGATATTGCCTGCGCACAGAATAATCATCCTATTACTTATAAACTAGAAAACAAAACCCCTGTAATTGATAAAGCAGCGTTTAATCCTTCTTTTAAAGAACACTTATACTTTGTTCATTTAAACAAAAAACAAAATAGTAGAGAAGGTATTGCTTATTATAAAACGCAAAACAAAAACCGTATTAAAGAAGTTATTTCTGATATTAACGCTATAACCTCTAAAATGATAACATGTAATTCTTTAGAAGAATTTAATGTTTTAATTAACAAGCACGAGTCTATTATTGCTGATATTACTAAACAAAGAACAGTTAAAGAACTACTTTTTAATGATTTTGGTGGAAGTGTAAAAAGTCTTGGGGCTTGGGGAGGCGATTTTGTTTTAGCTAGCTCTAAAAACAATCCAACAAATTATTTTAAAAATAAAGGATTCCATACTATTATTCCGTATTTAAAAATGGTTTTATAA
- a CDS encoding SurA N-terminal domain-containing protein, producing MAILNKIRQKTIVLIVVIAMALFAFVLSGLFDGSASFSGKSQNVIGSINGKDISREEFQLKVENLQRQMGSSATTTQVMNRVWDQEVRQNVLETQFEALGISVEKDQMRDLLKTALATNPQFLNEAGIFDENKLNEYIANLKDNSPTGYASWIDYEQSIATNALQQNYYNLVKAGLTGTLAEGELEHKLEGNKVDIKYVQVPYSSIPDSIVKVSKSDISSYIKDNEKEFQVEESRDIRFVEFEEVASVADETAIINELKTFLNGRLVDETGRKDTIIAFSKVKNDAEYINLNSDIKFDDRFVFKSGLASQVADSLMKLNVGEVYGPYKENGYFKISKLIAEKQIPDSAKVRHILIPFIGAQSAGTDVTLTEDQAKAQADSLLTVIKRNRSKFPELVKEFSSDRGSVDNGGRYDWHPYNSMVPEFNDFEFEGKVGDLGVVKTVFGFHIIEIEGQTSKKRAVKVGSIARKIEPSEETTSKIFREASKFEIAAADKDFETLAEESSYTVRPVNGIKALDESIPGVGNQRQIVRWAFEEEANVGDIKRFNIPGGYVVAQLVAKNKAGLMSVEDATAKVLPIIRKEKKAELIRERISATTLEDLAAAENTTVRTASAINMKNPTISGAGREPLVVGTAFGLNEGETSGLIDGERGVYMVQVTKITPAVELDNYQAAANRVEQQKSATVNSKLYNALKAVAEIEDNRAESQIQ from the coding sequence ATGGCAATTTTAAATAAGATTAGACAAAAAACCATAGTATTAATAGTTGTAATAGCAATGGCTTTATTTGCATTTGTACTATCTGGTCTTTTTGATGGAAGCGCAAGCTTTTCTGGTAAATCTCAAAATGTAATTGGGTCAATTAACGGTAAAGATATTTCTCGTGAAGAGTTTCAATTAAAAGTAGAAAATCTTCAAAGACAAATGGGTTCTAGTGCCACAACTACTCAAGTAATGAATAGAGTTTGGGATCAAGAAGTGAGACAAAACGTTTTAGAAACTCAATTTGAAGCTTTAGGAATTTCTGTTGAAAAAGACCAAATGAGAGATTTATTAAAAACAGCATTGGCTACTAATCCGCAGTTTTTAAATGAAGCTGGAATATTTGACGAAAATAAGTTAAATGAGTACATAGCAAACCTTAAAGATAATTCGCCAACAGGTTATGCAAGTTGGATAGATTACGAACAATCTATTGCTACTAATGCCTTACAACAAAACTACTACAACTTAGTTAAAGCTGGTTTAACAGGTACTTTGGCTGAAGGTGAATTAGAGCACAAATTAGAAGGTAATAAAGTAGATATTAAATATGTGCAAGTGCCATATTCATCTATACCAGATAGTATTGTAAAAGTATCAAAGTCTGATATTTCAAGTTATATTAAAGACAACGAAAAAGAATTTCAAGTAGAAGAATCTAGAGATATTAGATTTGTTGAGTTTGAAGAAGTAGCATCAGTAGCCGATGAAACAGCTATTATCAATGAACTTAAAACATTTTTAAATGGTAGATTGGTAGATGAAACCGGAAGAAAAGATACTATAATAGCTTTTTCAAAAGTTAAAAATGATGCAGAATACATAAACCTAAACTCTGATATTAAATTTGATGACCGTTTTGTTTTTAAATCTGGTTTAGCATCTCAAGTTGCAGATAGTTTAATGAAACTTAATGTAGGTGAAGTTTATGGTCCATATAAAGAGAATGGATATTTTAAAATTTCAAAATTAATTGCAGAAAAACAAATTCCAGACTCAGCCAAAGTAAGACACATTTTAATTCCTTTTATAGGAGCGCAAAGTGCTGGTACCGATGTTACTTTAACAGAAGATCAAGCTAAAGCACAAGCCGATAGTTTATTAACTGTAATTAAAAGAAACCGCTCTAAATTCCCAGAATTGGTAAAAGAATTCTCATCAGACAGAGGAAGTGTTGATAACGGAGGGCGTTATGATTGGCACCCATATAACTCTATGGTTCCTGAATTTAATGACTTTGAATTTGAAGGTAAAGTAGGTGATTTAGGTGTGGTTAAAACGGTTTTTGGTTTCCATATAATAGAAATAGAAGGACAAACAAGTAAAAAAAGAGCTGTAAAAGTAGGAAGTATTGCTAGAAAAATTGAGCCATCTGAAGAAACAACTTCTAAAATATTTAGAGAAGCTTCTAAATTTGAAATAGCTGCAGCCGATAAAGATTTTGAAACTTTAGCTGAAGAAAGCAGTTACACTGTAAGACCTGTAAACGGTATTAAGGCTTTAGATGAAAGCATTCCTGGTGTGGGTAACCAAAGACAAATTGTACGTTGGGCTTTTGAAGAAGAAGCTAATGTTGGAGATATTAAGCGTTTTAATATTCCTGGAGGATATGTGGTTGCGCAATTGGTAGCTAAAAATAAAGCTGGTTTAATGTCTGTTGAAGATGCTACCGCTAAAGTTTTACCAATAATTAGAAAAGAGAAAAAAGCAGAATTAATAAGAGAGAGAATATCTGCTACCACTTTAGAAGATTTAGCTGCTGCTGAAAATACTACGGTAAGAACTGCATCTGCTATAAATATGAAAAATCCAACAATTTCTGGTGCTGGTAGAGAGCCTTTAGTTGTAGGAACTGCTTTTGGTTTAAATGAAGGAGAAACTTCTGGATTAATTGATGGCGAAAGAGGTGTATACATGGTACAGGTTACCAAAATAACACCAGCTGTAGAGTTAGATAATTATCAAGCTGCGGCTAATAGAGTAGAGCAACAAAAATCAGCTACTGTAAATAGTAAATTATACAATGCTTTAAAAGCTGTAGCTGAAATTGAAGACAATAGAGCAGAGTCTCAGATTCAGTAA